In one Nitrospira sp. CR1.1 genomic region, the following are encoded:
- a CDS encoding ATP-binding cassette domain-containing protein, whose translation MLQLESVHKQYSTKVLLEGATAHLRPGARVGLVGPNGAGKTTLFRMILGEESPDKGTIRKRPRLRIGYLPQELETIVGKTVLDAAHRDIYPEHEAERILSGLGFTEADFSRPIENLSGGYRMRVALAHLLLSNPDVLMLDEPTNHLDKPTQRWFERFLLESNLTLLVISHDTKFLDGIATHIWELRDRTLQEYRGNYTKFQELRAARDAQLEAAANRQSKEVARVQSFIDRFRYQANKAKQVQSRIKQLDKVKLIERQRDTKRVRFKFPLPAASGRHVLELKGVAKSYGEKVIYRSLDFTVERGQRIALVGENGAGKSTLLKMLAGVLPFEKGSRQVGHGVTLHYFAQHQAESLNQEDTILESLAEVSAQAETNFLRGIAGAFLFTGDDQKKPIKALSGGERNRVALARMLVEPANTLLLDEPTNHLDPASVDMLTDAMTDFPGTIVFISHDPTFLARVATMIVEVDEGQARNYLGDYEYFLWKKAQEFESIKESSAELAAAQADKSSGPTKAMASQVQPKSSGGERRDLSKTQARLEKQVSRAESEIASMESKVKARELELADPALYQELGRWSELQREQETWKKELERLTARWESLSEELQEVREKLTAAG comes from the coding sequence ATGATTTTGGGCGAAGAGTCGCCCGATAAAGGCACCATCCGCAAACGCCCGCGACTGCGCATCGGCTACCTGCCACAGGAATTGGAAACCATTGTCGGCAAAACCGTGCTGGATGCCGCGCATCGTGACATCTACCCGGAACATGAAGCCGAACGCATCCTCTCCGGCTTGGGCTTTACTGAAGCGGATTTTTCGCGGCCGATCGAAAACCTCTCGGGCGGATACCGCATGCGCGTGGCGCTGGCGCACTTGCTGTTGTCGAACCCCGACGTCCTCATGCTGGATGAACCGACGAATCACTTGGACAAACCAACCCAGCGTTGGTTCGAACGGTTTCTCCTCGAATCCAACCTGACGCTGTTGGTGATCAGTCACGACACGAAATTTCTCGATGGCATCGCCACACACATCTGGGAGCTCCGGGATCGCACCCTTCAGGAATATCGTGGAAACTATACGAAGTTTCAGGAACTGCGGGCGGCCCGCGATGCACAACTTGAAGCTGCGGCGAATCGGCAAAGTAAGGAAGTCGCCCGCGTCCAGAGTTTCATCGACCGTTTCCGTTATCAAGCCAATAAAGCCAAGCAGGTGCAGTCGCGCATCAAGCAATTGGATAAGGTGAAGCTGATCGAACGGCAGCGTGATACCAAGCGGGTGCGGTTCAAGTTTCCGCTTCCTGCTGCCAGCGGCCGGCATGTGCTCGAGCTGAAAGGCGTGGCGAAGAGTTATGGAGAAAAGGTCATTTACCGTTCGTTGGACTTCACCGTGGAACGCGGTCAGCGCATCGCGCTGGTGGGTGAAAACGGCGCCGGCAAGAGTACGTTGCTCAAGATGCTAGCCGGGGTGTTGCCGTTTGAAAAGGGATCGCGCCAGGTCGGCCACGGAGTCACCCTGCACTACTTTGCCCAGCACCAGGCAGAATCCTTGAACCAGGAGGACACCATTCTGGAATCGTTGGCCGAAGTGTCGGCGCAGGCTGAAACCAATTTTCTCCGCGGCATAGCCGGGGCGTTCCTCTTCACCGGCGATGACCAGAAAAAGCCTATCAAGGCCCTCAGCGGCGGCGAACGCAACCGCGTCGCGCTGGCTCGCATGCTGGTGGAACCGGCCAACACCCTCCTGCTTGATGAGCCGACCAACCACCTCGATCCGGCATCGGTGGATATGTTGACGGACGCCATGACCGACTTCCCGGGTACCATTGTGTTCATCTCCCATGATCCGACCTTCCTCGCCCGCGTCGCGACCATGATCGTCGAAGTAGACGAAGGCCAGGCCAGGAATTACTTGGGCGACTACGAGTATTTCTTGTGGAAGAAGGCGCAGGAATTCGAGTCGATCAAGGAAAGCAGCGCAGAGCTCGCGGCCGCCCAGGCCGACAAATCGTCTGGCCCTACGAAGGCCATGGCCTCGCAGGTACAACCGAAGTCCTCCGGCGGAGAACGGCGAGACCTGAGCAAAACGCAGGCACGCCTCGAAAAACAAGTCTCCCGCGCGGAGTCTGAAATCGCCTCAATGGAATCCAAGGTGAAGGCGAGGGAACTGGAACTGGCTGATCCGGCGCTCTACCAGGAACTCGGCCGCTGGAGCGAGCTGCAGCGAGAGCAGGAAACCTGGAAGAAGGAGTTGGAACGGCTCACGGCGCGCTGGGAATCGTTGTCGGAGGAATTACAGGAAGTACGGGAAAAACTGACGGCAGCCGGTTAG
- a CDS encoding AAA family ATPase: MSVHDSTGDLFAASQPTQRVTPSGKVPLAERLRPRSFDDLVGQDDVVGPGRPLRNAIEQDRLSSVIFWGPPGCGKTTLAGLVAQYTKSQFVPFSAVTGGIPELREIIKAAEQRRNRGLATILFVDEIHRFNKAQQDAFLPHVERGTVVLIGATTENPSFELIAPLLSRSLVIVLHPLATEALGSILDRAVADSERGLGSLRLTIRPAARERLIAFGNGDARSLLTTLEFVAGQAPVGPDGRRIIDEQVLESALLKKALRYDKGGEEHYNLISAYIKSLRDSDPDGALYWLARMLEGGENPRFIARRMVIFASEDIGNAEPEALILANAVAQAVEFVGLPESQISLAHGTTYLATRPKDNASYVGLQEAVRDARQHGNLGVPLHLRNAVTSLMNDIGYGKGYRYVHEDPAAKAEQDHLPDPLKGSRYYRPRISAGDEERG, translated from the coding sequence ATGTCTGTTCACGATTCTACCGGCGATTTATTCGCGGCATCACAGCCTACCCAGCGAGTCACGCCATCCGGAAAAGTACCCTTGGCGGAACGCCTGCGCCCACGGAGTTTTGACGATCTCGTCGGCCAGGACGACGTGGTGGGGCCCGGGCGCCCGTTGAGAAATGCGATTGAGCAGGACCGGCTCTCCTCCGTGATCTTCTGGGGCCCTCCGGGTTGCGGGAAAACCACGCTGGCCGGGCTGGTCGCGCAGTATACGAAATCGCAGTTCGTACCATTCTCAGCAGTGACCGGAGGCATCCCGGAACTGCGCGAGATCATCAAAGCCGCGGAGCAGCGGCGAAACAGAGGGCTGGCGACGATCCTCTTTGTCGACGAAATTCATCGCTTCAATAAGGCGCAGCAGGACGCGTTTCTTCCGCATGTCGAGCGGGGAACGGTGGTACTGATCGGCGCCACCACTGAGAATCCGTCCTTCGAACTCATTGCGCCCTTACTTTCGCGCTCCCTCGTGATCGTGCTCCATCCGCTGGCAACTGAGGCGCTCGGCTCAATTCTTGATCGCGCAGTGGCTGATTCAGAGCGCGGCTTGGGGTCGCTTCGCCTGACGATCCGCCCTGCTGCCCGCGAACGGTTGATTGCATTCGGGAATGGTGATGCGAGAAGCCTCTTGACGACGCTGGAGTTTGTGGCCGGCCAGGCGCCGGTCGGACCGGATGGACGACGCATCATCGATGAACAGGTGCTGGAGTCCGCGCTGCTCAAAAAGGCCCTGCGTTACGACAAGGGTGGCGAAGAGCATTACAATCTGATCTCCGCCTACATCAAGAGTCTGCGTGACTCCGATCCGGATGGGGCGCTCTATTGGCTCGCGCGTATGCTGGAGGGCGGCGAGAATCCTCGATTCATCGCTCGGCGTATGGTCATTTTCGCGTCTGAGGACATCGGCAATGCCGAACCCGAGGCGCTCATCCTGGCCAATGCGGTGGCGCAGGCAGTGGAGTTCGTGGGGCTACCGGAGTCGCAGATCAGCCTGGCGCACGGAACGACGTACCTGGCCACCCGCCCAAAGGACAACGCGTCCTATGTGGGGCTGCAGGAGGCCGTTCGGGATGCGCGCCAGCACGGCAATCTGGGCGTGCCGTTGCATCTCCGCAATGCCGTGACTTCGCTGATGAATGACATTGGATATGGCAAGGGATACCGGTATGTACACGAGGACCCCGCAGCCAAAGCCGAGCAAGACCACCTTCCTGACCCGCTGAAAGGCTCGCGGTATTACCGTCCCAGGATCTCCGCAGGTGATGAAGAAAGGGGCTAG
- a CDS encoding alpha/beta fold hydrolase, whose amino-acid sequence MNGPLHSIRLNGITANLLILELGNGTTHPTTLCKGQPMFYQANSIRLAYDDEGSGLPLVFLHAFPLNRSMWKPQVTALSTQFRTIAVDLRGHGESDAPLWSFSLEQYADDVAALLDHLNIPQAVLVGLSMGGYVSLAFSRRYGNRLRALVLADTRAQADSPEGRTGRFHLAQTAYTQGAEAVANTMLPKLLGTTSLKSKPELVESIRRTIQHTPVSGMLVDLMAMAARPDSVAHLKAISCPTFVVVGEEDHTTPLADAQLMARELPKARLAVIPAAGHVSNCEQPETFNDLLRGFVEELA is encoded by the coding sequence ATGAATGGCCCTCTGCATTCTATACGTCTCAACGGAATCACCGCAAACCTATTGATTCTCGAACTTGGGAATGGTACCACCCATCCAACCACACTTTGCAAAGGGCAACCGATGTTTTATCAGGCAAACAGTATTCGATTGGCGTATGACGACGAGGGCTCAGGCCTCCCACTCGTATTTCTGCATGCGTTCCCGTTGAATCGTTCGATGTGGAAGCCGCAAGTCACCGCCCTGTCCACACAATTCAGAACCATCGCGGTCGATCTTCGCGGGCATGGCGAGTCCGATGCCCCGCTGTGGTCTTTTTCACTTGAGCAGTATGCCGACGATGTGGCTGCGCTGCTCGACCACCTGAACATTCCACAAGCTGTGCTGGTGGGGCTTTCCATGGGAGGCTACGTCAGCCTGGCATTCTCGAGAAGATACGGCAATCGGCTCCGCGCACTGGTACTCGCCGATACTCGAGCGCAGGCAGATAGTCCGGAGGGGCGAACAGGACGCTTTCATCTGGCACAAACCGCGTATACACAAGGCGCCGAAGCGGTCGCGAACACCATGCTGCCAAAGCTGCTCGGCACAACGTCTCTGAAAAGCAAACCCGAACTGGTGGAGTCTATTCGCAGGACGATTCAACACACGCCGGTAAGCGGCATGCTCGTTGATTTGATGGCCATGGCAGCGCGCCCTGACTCCGTCGCCCATCTTAAGGCCATTTCCTGCCCAACCTTCGTCGTGGTCGGAGAGGAGGACCATACGACCCCCCTCGCCGACGCTCAATTGATGGCGCGTGAGCTACCGAAGGCCCGGCTAGCTGTCATTCCAGCCGCCGGACACGTGAGTAATTGCGAACAACCTGAGACGTTTAACGATCTGCTGCGAGGATTCGTCGAGGAGCTAGCGTAA
- the folE gene encoding GTP cyclohydrolase I FolE, with protein MAKVVSGSRARRSRVAATPTAEDPIEGLMTKLLVELGEDPDRNGLLNTPKRVAKAMRFMTQGYRQDIDHLLNGALFPIEYDEMVIVKDIDFFSMCEHHLLPFFGKCHVGYLPNKKVVGLSKIPRVVDAFSRRLQVQERLTLQIAETLKKKLNAHGVAVVMEARHLCMMMRGVEKQNTVAVSSSMLGVFRTQQQTREEFLKLIRGSSVRDGG; from the coding sequence ATGGCTAAAGTAGTTTCCGGGTCCCGCGCCAGACGGTCGCGTGTCGCTGCAACGCCAACCGCCGAGGACCCGATTGAAGGGTTGATGACGAAGCTGTTGGTCGAGTTGGGAGAGGACCCGGACCGCAATGGTCTTCTCAATACGCCCAAACGCGTTGCGAAAGCCATGCGGTTTATGACCCAGGGCTATCGACAGGACATCGATCACTTGCTCAATGGCGCCCTCTTTCCCATAGAGTACGATGAAATGGTGATCGTGAAGGATATCGATTTCTTCAGCATGTGCGAGCATCATTTGTTGCCGTTTTTCGGGAAGTGTCATGTAGGGTATCTGCCGAACAAGAAGGTCGTAGGCCTCAGCAAGATTCCGCGGGTCGTCGATGCCTTCAGCCGGCGGCTCCAAGTGCAGGAGCGGCTGACGCTTCAAATCGCCGAAACCCTCAAGAAAAAGCTGAATGCCCATGGGGTCGCGGTCGTCATGGAAGCGCGCCATCTCTGCATGATGATGCGGGGGGTCGAAAAGCAAAATACCGTCGCCGTCAGCAGTTCCATGCTGGGCGTGTTTCGCACCCAACAGCAGACCCGCGAAGAGTTTCTCAAGCTGATTCGTGGCAGCAGCGTCAGAGACGGAGGCTAA
- a CDS encoding 6-carboxytetrahydropterin synthase, with protein sequence MTRRYRFCAAHRLHTDQLSSEENWATFGKCNNPNGHGHNYVVFVSVRGDMDPVTHQVVDLPRLDDVVQRIVVRRFDHQDLNKDPEFATQTTTGENLVVLIWELLVNEVPGGRLVKVGVIETRDNYFEYSGSAKQVRREDGVRHG encoded by the coding sequence ATTACGCGCCGCTATCGTTTCTGCGCCGCTCATCGTTTGCACACCGATCAGTTGTCGTCTGAAGAAAATTGGGCCACGTTCGGCAAGTGCAACAATCCCAACGGGCATGGGCATAACTATGTGGTGTTCGTTTCAGTCAGGGGTGACATGGACCCCGTGACCCATCAAGTGGTGGACCTGCCGAGGCTCGATGATGTGGTGCAGCGGATTGTGGTGCGACGATTCGATCATCAGGATTTGAACAAGGATCCGGAGTTTGCGACCCAGACCACCACCGGAGAGAATCTGGTGGTGCTCATTTGGGAACTCTTGGTCAATGAAGTTCCGGGGGGACGTCTCGTGAAGGTCGGTGTGATCGAGACGCGAGACAACTATTTCGAATATTCCGGATCCGCGAAGCAGGTGCGGAGAGAAGATGGAGTGAGGCATGGCTAA
- the erpA gene encoding iron-sulfur cluster insertion protein ErpA — protein MVTITQLAEQKIKELMTEEKDVVGLRIYVRGGGCHGYQYGMAFESKMADDDTVIEKGDVKVIMDSQSAPLLQGAEVDYVDSLQGSGFSIKNPQAKTTCGCGSSFSA, from the coding sequence ATGGTAACGATTACGCAATTGGCAGAGCAGAAGATAAAAGAACTGATGACCGAAGAAAAAGATGTGGTCGGTCTGAGGATTTATGTTCGCGGCGGCGGATGCCACGGATATCAGTATGGAATGGCCTTCGAGTCAAAAATGGCCGATGACGACACGGTCATTGAAAAAGGTGATGTGAAAGTGATCATGGATTCGCAGAGTGCTCCGCTGTTGCAAGGCGCGGAAGTCGATTATGTCGACAGTCTGCAAGGGTCCGGATTCTCGATTAAGAACCCGCAAGCGAAAACCACCTGCGGGTGCGGCAGTTCTTTCAGTGCGTAA
- a CDS encoding 2Fe-2S iron-sulfur cluster binding domain-containing protein, whose protein sequence is MPRVSFLHPEGRSGEVELNLTLLEAAKALGFELNHDCGGNASCTTCRVEVQVGGENLSEIDFDEQDLLDREALSEPWHRLGCQAKVLGDVVVRVPETKWVQPTSAASSQFGKKGVGLP, encoded by the coding sequence ATGCCGCGTGTGAGTTTTCTCCATCCGGAGGGGCGTAGCGGGGAGGTCGAATTGAACCTCACCTTATTGGAAGCTGCCAAGGCACTCGGGTTTGAGCTCAATCACGACTGCGGAGGAAATGCATCCTGCACGACCTGCCGGGTTGAAGTGCAGGTGGGCGGGGAGAACCTATCCGAGATTGATTTCGACGAGCAGGATCTCCTGGATCGTGAAGCACTCTCTGAGCCGTGGCATCGGCTTGGTTGTCAGGCGAAGGTATTAGGTGATGTGGTGGTTCGTGTTCCTGAAACGAAGTGGGTGCAACCGACCTCAGCGGCATCCAGCCAATTCGGGAAAAAAGGAGTCGGGCTTCCGTAA
- the nuoF gene encoding NADH-quinone oxidoreductase subunit NuoF → MQKREGAPWEIDPYLKTGGYEAWRKCLKDLTPHDIVGEIKKAGLRGRGGAGFPTGIKWEKVLTHRVPERYFVCNAGEHEPGTFKDRHLLKHIPHQLIEGCLIASRTVNAKASYIYVNHEYEEEEANLRKAIAQARERGLLGKNILDTGVDLELEVFSGHGSYVAGEETAMLESMQGRPAMPRQKPPFYPTDFGLYGKPTLVNNVETLCNIPQILRNGAAWFTQVGTEKCPGTMLFSLSGSVNRPGVYEMPMGVTIRDLIETCGGGVPNGRKIKAVFPGGPAFSMVTADQLDLPMDFDSLKKAGTGLGSAGTIVIDDATCMVAATLKYSNFFKGESCGQCPPCRMGTINLATLVEKIERGEGSQKDLDSLLQLCGFVKGTGYCTLITGAAVLVQSSLRLFQHEFEEHIRLQRCPFQPAQAGTGVKA, encoded by the coding sequence TTGCAAAAGCGTGAAGGGGCACCCTGGGAAATCGACCCCTACCTGAAGACCGGCGGCTACGAAGCCTGGCGGAAGTGCTTGAAAGACCTGACACCTCACGATATCGTCGGCGAAATCAAGAAGGCAGGCTTGCGCGGGCGTGGCGGGGCGGGTTTTCCCACCGGTATCAAGTGGGAAAAGGTCCTCACTCATCGCGTGCCGGAACGCTACTTCGTCTGCAATGCCGGTGAGCACGAGCCTGGAACCTTCAAGGACCGTCACCTCCTCAAACATATTCCGCATCAGTTGATCGAAGGCTGCCTGATCGCCTCCCGGACGGTCAACGCGAAAGCATCCTATATCTACGTCAACCATGAGTATGAGGAAGAGGAAGCCAACCTGAGAAAAGCCATTGCTCAGGCGCGGGAACGAGGCCTGTTGGGGAAGAACATCCTCGACACCGGCGTGGACCTAGAACTGGAAGTCTTTTCCGGTCATGGAAGTTATGTGGCGGGCGAAGAAACGGCGATGTTGGAGTCTATGCAAGGTCGTCCGGCGATGCCGCGTCAGAAGCCTCCGTTCTATCCCACGGATTTCGGGTTGTACGGCAAGCCGACTCTGGTGAACAACGTGGAGACGTTGTGCAATATCCCTCAGATTTTGAGAAACGGCGCCGCGTGGTTTACTCAAGTAGGGACGGAAAAATGTCCCGGGACCATGCTCTTCTCTCTGAGCGGATCCGTCAATCGGCCCGGCGTGTATGAGATGCCGATGGGGGTCACCATTAGGGATCTCATCGAAACGTGCGGCGGGGGCGTTCCGAACGGGCGCAAGATCAAGGCGGTTTTTCCGGGAGGGCCTGCGTTTTCAATGGTGACGGCCGACCAGTTGGACCTTCCCATGGATTTTGATTCGCTCAAAAAGGCGGGAACCGGATTGGGTTCGGCCGGGACCATTGTCATTGACGATGCGACCTGCATGGTGGCGGCGACTCTCAAGTATTCGAATTTTTTCAAGGGCGAAAGTTGCGGGCAATGTCCTCCCTGTCGAATGGGCACGATCAATCTGGCAACCCTGGTAGAGAAGATTGAGCGGGGAGAAGGCAGCCAGAAAGATCTGGACTCCTTGCTGCAGCTGTGCGGGTTCGTGAAGGGAACGGGGTATTGCACGCTCATTACCGGGGCCGCAGTGTTGGTGCAGAGCAGCCTCCGGTTATTCCAGCATGAATTCGAAGAACATATTCGACTGCAGCGCTGTCCGTTCCAGCCGGCGCAGGCCGGGACCGGCGTGAAGGCTTAG
- the mdh gene encoding malate dehydrogenase, producing MGRPKISVVGAGNVGGTAAQRLAEKNAYDVVLVDIVPGIPQGKALDITQAGPVCGYSTRVVGTNGYDETAGSSIAVITSGIPRKPGMSRDELLGTNAKIVKTVVQELVSRSPDIILILVTNPLDAMVHVARQVSGLPKSRVLGMAGVLDTARLRSFVAEELHVPGTDVQAMVLGGHGDTMVPLVRQTTVAGKPITERLSPERLAALIKRTQDGGAEIVGLLKTGSAFYAPSAAAVDMVEAIMKDQKRVLPCAMLCEGEYGLKDVIVGVPVMLGRGGGESIVEYDLTVEERTALQASSDAVRDLCGVVDRLLTA from the coding sequence ATGGGACGACCAAAGATTTCGGTAGTGGGCGCGGGGAATGTCGGTGGAACGGCCGCGCAACGGTTGGCAGAGAAGAATGCGTATGATGTCGTGCTGGTCGATATTGTGCCGGGGATTCCGCAAGGGAAAGCGTTGGATATTACCCAGGCCGGCCCCGTCTGCGGATACAGCACTCGCGTGGTCGGGACGAACGGATATGACGAGACAGCCGGGTCGTCCATCGCGGTCATCACGTCGGGGATTCCCAGAAAGCCCGGCATGAGCCGGGATGAACTCTTGGGGACCAATGCCAAAATCGTCAAGACCGTGGTGCAGGAATTGGTATCGCGTTCACCGGACATCATTCTGATCTTGGTGACTAATCCCCTGGATGCCATGGTGCATGTGGCGCGACAGGTCAGCGGGCTGCCCAAATCGCGTGTACTCGGCATGGCAGGGGTGTTGGATACGGCCCGTCTGCGGTCGTTTGTCGCGGAGGAATTACACGTGCCGGGGACGGATGTGCAGGCCATGGTGTTGGGTGGGCATGGAGACACCATGGTACCGCTCGTTCGCCAAACGACGGTGGCGGGCAAGCCCATCACAGAGCGGTTGTCGCCGGAGCGGCTCGCGGCATTGATCAAGCGCACGCAGGATGGCGGGGCCGAGATTGTCGGACTACTGAAGACCGGCAGCGCCTTTTATGCGCCATCAGCCGCAGCGGTGGATATGGTTGAGGCGATCATGAAGGATCAGAAGCGTGTGCTTCCCTGCGCGATGTTGTGTGAGGGGGAGTACGGATTAAAAGATGTCATCGTCGGTGTGCCGGTCATGCTCGGCCGCGGGGGTGGGGAGTCCATTGTGGAATATGATCTGACGGTCGAAGAACGGACGGCGTTACAGGCCTCATCCGATGCGGTGCGGGACCTGTGCGGCGTGGTTGATCGTTTGCTGACGGCCTAG